In one Acomys russatus chromosome X, mAcoRus1.1, whole genome shotgun sequence genomic region, the following are encoded:
- the LOC127184948 gene encoding LOW QUALITY PROTEIN: igE-binding protein-like (The sequence of the model RefSeq protein was modified relative to this genomic sequence to represent the inferred CDS: inserted 1 base in 1 codon), producing WPEKIRKKLHNFFPVFETENRGRVHASVEYNLIKELAESVRKYGVNANFTLVMLDRIGTGTLTPSDXAKAALSDMGQYMEWRALWYEAAQTQAQANALALTPEQRNWTFDLLTGQGQFTVNQTNYHWGAYAQISQTAIKAWKALSKKGEANRRLTKIIQGPEKSFSDFVAKMTKATGHIFGDVEQVKPFIEQLIFEQATQECRAAIAPRKNKGLQDWLRVCRDLGGPLTNAGLAAAILQSQKRPAGKTNQRTCYNCGKPGHFKKDYKNSNRRGETPTLCNRCGKGYHKTSQCRSVRDVQGRLLPPINNQTVDNSQATDVPKNGPSGPRSQGPQRYGNRFVKAQEDNRDTAQDTLQEWTCVPPPTSY from the exons tggccggaaaagattcgtaaaaaattacacaatttttttcctgtttttgaaacagagaacagGGGACGAGTACATGCCTCCgtcgaatataacctaattaaagaattggctgagtctgtccgcaaatacggggttaatgcaaattttaccctggtaatgttggatagaattggcactggcaccttaactccttctg tAGCAAAAGCCGCACTTTCAGACATGGGTCAATACATGgaatggagggctctctggtatgaggccgctcaaacacaagcccaggccaatgctcttgcccttactcctgaacagagaaactggaCCTTTGACTTGTTGACAGGTCAAGGTCAATTTACTGTGAATCAGACAAATTACCATTGGGGAGCCTATGCTCAAATTTCACAGACAGCTATTAAAGCCTGGAAAGCGCTTTCTAAAAAAGGGGAGGCTAATAGGCGCCTTACAAAAATTATTCAGGGCCCTGAAAAATCGTTTTCCGATTTTGTGGCCAAAATGACAAAAGCAACAGGACATATCTTTGGAGATGTTGAGCAGGTGAAACCTTTTATTGAACAGTTGATATTTGAACAAGCCACTCAAGAGTGCAGAGCCGCCATAGCCCCTAGAAAAAATAAGGGCTTACAAGATTGGCTCAGAGTGTGTAGAGACCTCGGAGGACCGCTTACTAATGCGGGCCTAGCAGCTGCTATCCTCCAGTCTCAAAAACGCCCTGCTGGTAAAACCAACCAGAGGACTTGCTATAACTGTGGCAAgcctggacattttaaaaaggactacAAAAACTCAAACAGAAGGGGAGAAACACCGACTCTCTGCAACCGTTGTGGCAAAGGATATCATAAGACTAGCCAATGCCGCTCGGTGAGAGATGTGCAGGGGAGACTCCTCCCACCTATTAACAATCAAACTGTCGATAACAGCCAGGCTACCGACGTGCCAAAAAACGGGCCGTCGGGCCCTCGGTCCCAGGGCCCTCAAAGATATGGGAACCGGTTTGTCAAAGCCCAGGAGGACAACAGAGACACGGCTCAGGACACTCTACAAGAGTGGACCTGCGTGCCGCCTCCGACTTCTTACTAA